A single Sciurus carolinensis chromosome 15, mSciCar1.2, whole genome shotgun sequence DNA region contains:
- the Diras2 gene encoding GTP-binding protein Di-Ras2, giving the protein MPEQSNDYRVAVFGAGGVGKSSLVLRFVKGTFRESYIPTVEDTYRQVISCDKSICTLQITDTTGSHQFPAMQRLSISKGHAFILVYSITSRQSLEELKPIYEQICEIKGDVESIPIMLVGNKCDESPNREVQSSEAEALARTWKCAFMETSAKLNHNVKELFQELLNLEKRRTVSLQIDGKKSKQQKRKEKLKGKCVVM; this is encoded by the coding sequence ATGCCTGAGCAGAGCAATGATTACCGGGTGGCCGTGTTTGGAGCAGGTGGTGTAGGCAAGAGCTCCCTGGTCTTGCGGTTCGTGAAGGGCACATTCCGGGAGAGCTACATCCCAACGGTGGAAGACACCTACCGGCAGGTGATCAGCTGCGACAAGAGCATATGTACCCTGCAGATCACCGACACCACCGGGAGCCACCAGTTCCCCGCCATGCAGCGGCTGTCCATCTCCAAAGGGCACGCCTTCATCCTGGTGTACTCCATCACCAGCCGGCAGTCCCTGGAGGAACTCAAACCCATCTACGAGCAGATCTGCGAGATCAAAGGGGACGTGGAGAGCATTCCCATCATGCTGGTGGGGAACAAGTGTGACGAGAGCCCCAACCGCGAGGTGCAGAGCAGCGAGGCGGAGGCCCTGGCGCGCACGTGGAAGTGTGCCTTCATGGAGACCTCGGCCAAGCTCAACCACAACGTCAAGGAGCTCTTCCAGGAGCTGCTCAACCTGGAGAAGCGCAGGACCGTGAGCCTCCAGATCGACGGCAAAAAGAGCAAGcagcagaagaggaaagagaagctcAAGGGCAAGTGCGTGGTCATGTGA